A stretch of the Archangium violaceum genome encodes the following:
- the dacB gene encoding D-alanyl-D-alanine carboxypeptidase/D-alanyl-D-alanine endopeptidase, which translates to MRRSPFATLLLAALVLPACLPRATTRPPSPPTVASVADALFESVEDEGTLASVFLVDATTGAPLYARHEHVRLLPASTMKVVSTSAALSAFGPDFRFHTPVRLEGSQLGNLFLGDLVVEASGDPSLGSWRFPETTLACEQLAEAIQARGIRQWLGAVRVSNADEGPHGLFGPGWAWDDAAYAYSAAPTPFVFRENVVDLSLERPEGQDCVSQPRRPITVRYTPSFNELPTVVYLEANAQRAGLGCVRERGTGRMRCVWRSTAEQCPRKASMRVAIDEPQALFSACVEDALAARGIWRVPVPPHLAAVPAATTSEPLLEFVSPSLAELVKVTNKESLNLYAERLGLRFTRERTGTESYSALRDAMAQELTRRGISTRLLRPVDGSGLSRYNVASARGLAEVIYTSLKEPYAHALLESLPIAGVDGTLARTGLSNGTRGLIRAKTGTLSGQKAYVGIAERPNDPEHPRVVFALMLGNIDEQPALTASQVFERFAEAMVSLPLR; encoded by the coding sequence ATGCGACGTTCCCCGTTCGCGACGCTCCTGCTGGCGGCCCTCGTGCTGCCGGCCTGCCTCCCCCGTGCGACGACCCGCCCGCCGTCACCCCCGACGGTGGCCTCGGTGGCGGATGCGCTCTTCGAGTCCGTCGAGGACGAGGGCACGCTCGCGAGCGTCTTCCTGGTGGACGCGACGACGGGCGCGCCGCTCTACGCACGTCACGAGCACGTGCGCCTGCTGCCCGCGTCGACGATGAAGGTGGTGTCCACCTCCGCGGCGCTCTCCGCCTTCGGCCCGGACTTCCGCTTCCACACCCCGGTGCGGCTCGAGGGCTCGCAGCTGGGCAACCTCTTCCTCGGAGATCTCGTGGTGGAGGCGTCGGGAGATCCGTCGCTGGGCTCGTGGCGCTTCCCCGAGACCACCCTGGCTTGCGAGCAGCTCGCCGAGGCGATCCAGGCCCGCGGCATCCGGCAGTGGCTCGGGGCGGTGCGGGTGAGCAACGCCGACGAGGGGCCCCATGGCCTGTTCGGTCCCGGCTGGGCATGGGATGACGCGGCCTACGCGTACAGCGCCGCCCCAACTCCCTTCGTCTTCCGCGAGAACGTGGTGGACCTGTCGCTGGAGCGCCCTGAGGGACAGGACTGTGTGTCCCAGCCGCGGCGGCCCATCACGGTGCGCTACACCCCGTCCTTCAACGAGCTCCCCACCGTCGTGTACCTCGAGGCGAACGCCCAGCGGGCGGGGCTTGGCTGCGTGCGCGAGCGGGGCACCGGGCGCATGCGCTGCGTCTGGCGCTCGACGGCGGAGCAGTGCCCGCGCAAGGCGTCGATGCGCGTCGCGATCGACGAGCCCCAGGCGCTGTTCTCCGCGTGCGTGGAGGACGCCCTGGCCGCGCGTGGCATCTGGCGCGTGCCGGTTCCGCCGCATCTGGCCGCCGTGCCCGCGGCCACCACGAGCGAGCCGCTCCTGGAGTTCGTCAGCCCCTCGCTCGCCGAGCTGGTGAAGGTGACGAACAAGGAGTCTCTCAACCTCTACGCCGAGCGGCTGGGCCTGCGCTTCACCCGCGAGCGCACGGGCACGGAGAGCTACTCCGCGCTGCGTGACGCGATGGCGCAGGAGCTCACCCGCCGGGGCATCTCCACCCGTCTGCTGCGGCCGGTGGATGGCAGCGGACTGTCCCGCTACAACGTGGCCTCCGCGCGCGGGCTGGCGGAGGTCATCTACACCAGCCTGAAGGAGCCGTACGCCCACGCGTTGCTGGAGAGCCTGCCCATCGCGGGAGTGGACGGCACGCTCGCGAGAACCGGACTCTCCAATGGGACGCGGGGGCTCATCCGGGCCAAGACGGGAACGCTCTCGGGGCAGAAGGCGTACGTGGGCATCGCCGAGCGCCCCAATGATCCGGAGCACCCGCGCGTCGTCTTCGCGCTGATGCTGGGCAACATCGACGAGCAACCCGCGCTCACGGCCAGCCAGGTGTTCGAGCGCTTCGCCGAGGCGATGGTGTCGCTCCCCCTGCGTTGA
- a CDS encoding DUF1592 domain-containing protein, whose product MALVALLAPTGCQEQPAQGPSGGPTTAPSFQPAPVSPRILLGWQYRNAISELLGNEAAQAVQPPPDTALNGFDGIGASQLALSSSAIARYESSAWLAAQAALANTSARGALLGCTPRSTMDEECLRGFLSRFGARAWRRPLTDAELTSWTALGMSAAAAAGDFYSGVEVLIAGLLQSPHFLYMVEVGVPDPSQPGRLALTGHEMATRLAFFLAGTSPDETLLAAAARGELDTAEGVRTQARRLLALPTARTALAHFFDELLQLRELSTLSKDATTFPFFTPSLAASMREETQRLLEDIVWEREGDFRDAFDSGYTFVDKQLAALYGISGAPATGFARVTLPAEEGRGGLLGHASFLSLLAHTTTTSPTLRGRFIRERLLCEPIAAPPTNIPPLPAQNPGEPPRTMRQRLQQHVSNPSCAGCHDKMDPLGLGLENFDAVGRYRTNDNDAPIDPVSTFDRSGTFSGPRQLGGLLRADDRVLRCLVRNLFRMASGHVDEAGEQVSLNQLDEAFATSGYRMKELLVELVASDAFRYARSQEVQP is encoded by the coding sequence ATGGCCTTGGTGGCTCTCCTGGCGCCCACGGGCTGTCAGGAGCAACCCGCCCAGGGCCCCTCTGGAGGGCCGACCACGGCTCCATCGTTCCAGCCCGCGCCCGTCTCCCCGCGCATCCTGCTGGGCTGGCAGTACCGCAACGCCATCTCGGAGCTGCTGGGCAACGAGGCTGCCCAGGCAGTGCAGCCCCCACCGGACACCGCGCTCAACGGCTTCGACGGAATCGGCGCATCGCAGCTCGCCCTGTCCTCCAGCGCCATTGCCCGGTACGAGAGCTCGGCCTGGCTCGCGGCCCAGGCGGCTCTCGCCAACACCTCGGCTCGAGGCGCACTGCTCGGGTGTACGCCCCGCTCCACCATGGATGAGGAGTGCCTGCGCGGCTTCCTCAGCCGCTTCGGTGCTCGCGCGTGGCGCCGGCCCCTGACGGATGCCGAGCTGACCTCGTGGACCGCGCTCGGCATGTCCGCGGCGGCCGCCGCCGGTGACTTCTACTCGGGGGTGGAGGTGCTCATCGCCGGTCTGCTCCAGTCCCCCCACTTCCTCTACATGGTGGAGGTGGGCGTGCCGGATCCCTCCCAACCCGGGCGCCTCGCGCTCACCGGCCATGAGATGGCGACACGGCTCGCCTTCTTCCTCGCCGGCACTTCACCTGACGAAACGTTGCTCGCGGCCGCCGCCCGCGGCGAGCTGGACACCGCGGAGGGCGTGCGCACCCAGGCCCGGAGGTTGCTCGCGCTCCCCACGGCACGCACGGCGCTGGCCCACTTCTTCGACGAGCTGCTCCAGCTGCGCGAGCTCTCCACCCTGAGCAAGGACGCCACCACCTTCCCCTTCTTCACCCCTTCGCTGGCGGCGTCGATGCGCGAGGAGACGCAGCGGTTGCTCGAGGACATCGTCTGGGAGCGGGAGGGCGACTTCCGCGACGCCTTCGACTCGGGCTACACCTTCGTGGACAAGCAGCTCGCCGCGCTCTACGGAATCTCCGGCGCACCCGCCACCGGCTTCGCCCGCGTCACGCTGCCAGCGGAGGAGGGACGCGGCGGCCTGCTCGGCCACGCCAGCTTCCTGTCGCTGCTGGCCCACACCACCACCACCTCGCCCACGCTGCGAGGCCGGTTCATCCGCGAGCGACTGCTCTGCGAGCCCATCGCCGCGCCGCCCACCAATATCCCTCCCCTGCCCGCCCAGAATCCCGGCGAGCCGCCCAGGACGATGAGGCAGCGGCTCCAGCAGCACGTCTCCAACCCGAGCTGCGCCGGTTGCCACGACAAGATGGATCCGCTGGGCCTGGGCCTGGAGAACTTCGACGCGGTGGGCCGCTACCGCACCAACGACAATGACGCCCCCATCGATCCGGTGAGCACCTTCGATCGCTCCGGCACCTTCAGTGGCCCGCGACAACTCGGCGGCCTGCTGCGCGCGGATGATCGGGTCCTGCGCTGCCTGGTGCGCAACCTGTTCCGCATGGCGAGCGGCCACGTGGACGAGGCGGGAGAGCAGGTCTCGCTGAACCAGCTCGACGAGGCCTTCGCCACATCCGGTTACCGCATGAAGGAGCTGCTGGTGGAGCTCGTCGCCAGCGATGCCTTCCGTTACGCCCGTTCCCAGGAGGTCCAGCCGTGA
- a CDS encoding DUF1552 domain-containing protein, with product MKPFRLSRRTLLRGVGAAVALPTLEAMLDSRGTALAAGKPLPRRFATFFFGDGVILGKWNPTSTGANWQLSPALAPLVNVKSYVNVVSGHQVKTPDRRGHHTGQSAILSGYPFIELYAPNANYASKFGGPSIDQVAAQHIGQGTAFRSLELGVSKRIVTGEGPTLQYISHKGPDQPLQPEYNPAALFTRLFSGFSPAPEPQVDPRAALRASVLDAVREDAKRLQVRLGSTDRARLDAHLTSISELRQQILALPPQYTQACTQPQPVTQTNRDSGGKEPLEQVSKTMSDLLVLAWACDLTRVASYMFSGGVCATVFHMLGQSRGNHDLTHDPDPSAQDQVHASVVWVVKQFAYLLERLKATPEAGGNLLDNSCLLLTSDVAEGYAHSTTDYPILVAGRAGGYLKSPGVHVRSTSKENTSNVLLTCLKAVGTGVASVGGDSGYSDTECTAIKA from the coding sequence GTGAAGCCCTTCCGTCTTTCCCGCAGGACCCTGCTGCGGGGCGTGGGCGCCGCCGTGGCGCTGCCCACCCTCGAGGCGATGCTGGACTCGCGAGGAACCGCCCTGGCCGCGGGAAAACCACTGCCCAGGCGCTTCGCCACGTTCTTCTTCGGCGACGGGGTCATCCTCGGCAAATGGAACCCCACCAGCACCGGTGCCAACTGGCAGCTCAGCCCGGCGCTGGCGCCGCTGGTCAACGTGAAGAGCTACGTCAATGTGGTGTCGGGTCACCAGGTGAAGACGCCGGACAGGCGCGGCCACCACACGGGCCAGTCCGCCATCCTCTCCGGGTACCCCTTCATCGAGCTGTACGCCCCCAACGCCAACTACGCCTCGAAGTTCGGTGGGCCCTCCATCGATCAGGTCGCGGCCCAGCACATCGGCCAGGGCACCGCCTTCCGCTCGCTGGAGCTGGGCGTCTCCAAGCGCATCGTCACCGGGGAGGGGCCCACGCTCCAGTACATCTCCCACAAGGGGCCGGACCAGCCGCTGCAGCCGGAGTACAACCCGGCGGCCCTCTTCACTCGGCTCTTCAGCGGCTTCTCGCCGGCTCCCGAGCCCCAGGTGGATCCGCGCGCCGCCCTGCGCGCCAGTGTGCTGGACGCGGTGCGCGAGGACGCGAAACGGCTCCAGGTCAGGCTGGGCAGCACGGACCGCGCCCGCCTGGACGCGCACCTCACCTCCATCAGCGAGCTCAGACAGCAGATCCTCGCCCTGCCTCCGCAATACACCCAGGCCTGCACCCAGCCCCAGCCCGTTACCCAGACGAATCGGGACTCGGGCGGGAAGGAGCCACTGGAGCAGGTGTCCAAGACCATGTCGGATCTGCTCGTCCTGGCCTGGGCGTGCGATCTCACCCGCGTGGCCAGTTACATGTTCTCCGGCGGAGTCTGCGCCACGGTGTTCCACATGCTGGGCCAGAGCCGGGGGAACCACGACCTCACCCACGACCCGGACCCCAGCGCCCAGGACCAGGTGCATGCTTCGGTGGTGTGGGTGGTGAAGCAGTTCGCCTATCTGTTGGAGCGACTGAAGGCGACCCCGGAGGCCGGGGGCAACCTGCTCGACAACAGCTGTCTGCTCCTCACCTCGGACGTGGCCGAGGGTTACGCCCACTCCACCACCGACTATCCCATCCTGGTGGCCGGACGCGCCGGCGGGTACCTGAAGTCCCCCGGCGTCCACGTGCGCTCCACCAGCAAGGAGAACACCAGCAACGTCCTGCTCACCTGCCTCAAGGCCGTGGGCACCGGTGTGGCCTCGGTGGGCGGTGACTCGGGATACAGCGACACCGAGTGCACCGCCATCAAGGCCTGA
- the carB gene encoding carbamoyl-phosphate synthase large subunit, with protein MPKRNDIRKVLVIGSGPIVIGQAVEFDYSGTQATKALREEGVEVVLLNSNPATVMTDPEFAHRTYIEPITVEVAERIIAQERPDSILPTMGGQTALNLAKALAEQGILEKHGVRLIGASLEAINKAEDRLLFKQAMERIGVALPKSGYATTMEQALALSDEIGFPAIIRPSFTLGGTGGGIAYNREEYEAICRSGLKASPTSTILIEESVLGWKEYELEVVRDSADNVIIVCSIENLDPMGVHTGDSITVAPAQTLTDREYQRLREASMRIIREIGVDTGGSNIQFGVNPRDGRIVVIEMNPRVSRSSALASKATGYPIAKVAAKLALGYTLDELRNDITRDTPASFEPTLDYVVVKVPRFNFEKFPHANRTLNTSMRAVGEVMAIGRTFREAYLKAMRSMESGRTGLESPELPEEKEERRKVLRDYVRVPRPERPQYLVQAFREGMTVEDVHELSAIDPWFLRHIQALVHEARQLQEFGTLDKVPDEVLRTAKADGFSDKYLAQLLGCTEADVRARRHAKGIRPVYKRVDTCAAEFEAYTPYLYSTYEEEDEAPPTERQKVLILGSGPIRIGQGIEFDYCCVHAAFALRDAGYETVMVNCNPETVSTDYDTSDRLYFEPLTIEDVLEVAQREKPVGAIVQFGGQTPLRLSVPLEKAGLPILGTSPDAIDRAEDRERFAQLIEKLGLKQPENGVARSHEEAYRVAERIGYPVMVRPSYVLGGRAMEVVYDQQSLERYMREAVSASPEHPVLIDRFLKDAIEVDLDLVADKTGAVLVGGVLEHVEEAGVHSGDAACTLPPHSLSPDLVERMKDQAMALAKELGVVGLMNVQFAIQGKTIYVLEVNPRASRTVPFISKATGVALAKLASLCMVGKTLAELGATQEPEFRHVAVKESVFPFARFAGVDVILGPEMKSTGEVMGIADDFPSAFAKSQQAAGVKLPRSGKVFISVKNDDKPAVVDLARRLRALGFTLVATSGTHQYLTTKGIQTEKVLKVTEGRPHIVDKIVDGQIVLVINSTFGKQEIADSFSIRRESLMHGVPYYTTVQAARMAVGALEALLRKEQTVRPLQDYLAKK; from the coding sequence ATGCCTAAGCGAAATGACATCCGGAAGGTTCTCGTTATCGGCTCGGGCCCGATCGTCATCGGGCAGGCGGTCGAGTTCGACTACTCTGGGACGCAGGCCACCAAGGCGCTGCGCGAGGAGGGCGTCGAAGTCGTCCTCTTGAACAGCAACCCGGCGACGGTCATGACCGACCCGGAGTTCGCGCACCGTACGTACATCGAACCCATCACGGTCGAGGTCGCCGAGCGAATCATCGCTCAGGAGCGCCCGGACTCGATCCTGCCCACCATGGGTGGCCAGACGGCGCTCAATCTGGCCAAGGCGCTCGCGGAGCAGGGCATCCTCGAGAAGCACGGCGTCCGGCTCATCGGCGCCTCGCTGGAGGCCATCAACAAGGCCGAGGACCGGCTGCTCTTCAAGCAGGCCATGGAGCGCATCGGCGTGGCCCTGCCCAAGAGCGGCTACGCCACCACCATGGAGCAGGCCCTCGCGCTGTCCGACGAGATCGGCTTCCCCGCCATCATCCGGCCCTCCTTCACCCTGGGCGGCACCGGCGGCGGCATCGCCTACAACCGCGAGGAGTACGAGGCCATCTGCCGCTCCGGTCTCAAGGCCAGCCCCACCTCCACCATCCTCATCGAGGAGAGCGTCCTCGGCTGGAAGGAGTACGAGCTCGAGGTGGTCCGCGACTCGGCGGACAACGTCATCATCGTCTGCTCCATCGAGAACCTGGACCCCATGGGCGTGCACACCGGTGACTCCATCACCGTGGCCCCGGCCCAGACGCTCACGGACCGCGAGTACCAGCGGCTGCGTGAGGCCTCGATGCGCATCATCCGGGAGATCGGCGTCGACACGGGCGGCTCGAACATCCAGTTCGGCGTCAACCCGCGCGACGGGCGCATCGTGGTCATCGAGATGAACCCGCGCGTGTCGCGCTCCAGCGCGCTGGCCTCGAAGGCCACGGGCTACCCCATCGCCAAGGTGGCCGCGAAGCTGGCCCTGGGCTACACGCTGGACGAGCTGCGCAACGACATCACCCGCGACACCCCGGCGTCCTTCGAGCCCACGCTCGACTACGTCGTGGTGAAGGTGCCGCGCTTCAACTTCGAGAAGTTCCCCCACGCCAACCGCACCCTCAACACCAGCATGCGCGCGGTGGGCGAGGTGATGGCCATTGGCCGCACCTTCCGCGAGGCCTACCTCAAGGCGATGCGCTCCATGGAGTCCGGCCGCACGGGCCTGGAGTCGCCCGAGCTGCCCGAGGAGAAGGAGGAGCGGCGCAAGGTGCTGCGCGACTACGTGCGCGTGCCCCGGCCGGAGCGGCCGCAGTACCTGGTGCAGGCCTTCCGCGAGGGCATGACGGTGGAGGATGTCCACGAGCTCTCCGCCATCGATCCCTGGTTCCTCCGCCACATCCAGGCCCTGGTGCACGAGGCGCGGCAGCTCCAGGAGTTCGGCACGCTGGACAAGGTGCCGGACGAGGTGCTGCGCACGGCCAAGGCGGATGGCTTCTCCGACAAGTACCTGGCGCAGCTGCTGGGCTGCACCGAAGCCGACGTGCGCGCGCGCCGGCACGCCAAGGGCATCCGGCCCGTGTACAAGCGGGTGGACACCTGTGCCGCCGAGTTCGAGGCCTACACGCCGTACCTGTACTCCACCTACGAGGAGGAGGACGAGGCGCCACCCACCGAGCGCCAGAAGGTGCTCATCCTGGGCAGCGGCCCCATCCGGATCGGCCAGGGCATCGAGTTCGACTACTGCTGCGTGCACGCGGCCTTCGCGCTGCGCGATGCCGGGTACGAGACGGTGATGGTCAACTGCAACCCGGAGACGGTGTCCACGGACTACGACACGTCGGACCGCCTGTACTTCGAGCCGCTGACCATCGAGGACGTGCTGGAGGTGGCGCAGCGCGAGAAGCCGGTGGGCGCCATCGTCCAGTTCGGTGGGCAGACGCCGCTGCGCCTGTCCGTGCCGCTGGAGAAGGCCGGGCTGCCGATTCTGGGCACGTCGCCGGACGCCATCGACCGGGCCGAGGACCGTGAGCGCTTCGCGCAGCTGATCGAGAAGCTGGGGCTGAAGCAGCCGGAGAACGGCGTGGCGCGCAGCCACGAGGAGGCCTACCGCGTGGCCGAGCGCATCGGCTATCCGGTGATGGTGCGGCCCTCGTACGTGCTGGGCGGCCGGGCGATGGAAGTGGTCTACGACCAGCAGAGCCTGGAGCGCTACATGCGCGAGGCGGTGAGCGCGTCGCCGGAGCACCCGGTGCTGATCGATCGCTTCCTCAAGGACGCCATCGAGGTGGACCTGGACCTGGTGGCGGACAAGACGGGCGCGGTGCTGGTGGGCGGGGTGTTGGAGCACGTGGAGGAGGCGGGTGTGCACTCGGGTGACGCGGCGTGCACGCTGCCGCCGCACTCGCTGTCGCCGGACCTGGTGGAGCGCATGAAGGATCAGGCCATGGCCCTGGCGAAGGAGCTGGGCGTGGTGGGCCTGATGAACGTGCAGTTCGCCATCCAGGGGAAGACGATCTACGTGCTGGAGGTGAACCCGCGCGCGAGCCGCACGGTGCCGTTCATCTCGAAGGCCACGGGCGTGGCGCTGGCGAAGCTGGCGTCGCTGTGCATGGTGGGCAAGACGCTGGCGGAGCTGGGGGCCACGCAGGAGCCCGAGTTCCGGCACGTGGCGGTGAAGGAGTCCGTGTTCCCGTTCGCGCGCTTCGCCGGGGTGGACGTCATCCTCGGGCCCGAGATGAAGTCGACGGGCGAGGTGATGGGCATCGCGGATGACTTCCCGTCGGCCTTCGCCAAGAGCCAGCAGGCGGCGGGCGTGAAGCTGCCGAGGAGCGGCAAGGTCTTCATCTCGGTGAAGAACGACGACAAGCCGGCGGTGGTGGACCTGGCGCGGCGGCTGCGGGCGCTGGGCTTCACCCTGGTGGCGACGAGCGGCACGCACCAGTACCTGACGACGAAGGGCATCCAGACGGAGAAGGTGCTGAAGGTGACCGAGGGCCGTCCGCACATCGTGGACAAGATCGTCGACGGGCAGATCGTGTTGGTGATCAACTCGACGTTCGGCAAGCAGGAGATCGCGGACAGCTTCTCCATCCGGCGCGAGTCGCTGATGCACGGCGTGCCGTACTACACGACGGTGCAGGCGGCGCGGATGGCGGTGGGAGCGCTGGAGGCGCTGCTGCGCAAGGAGCAGACGGTGCGTCCGCTCCAGGACTACCTGGCGAAGAAGTAG